One window of the Bacteroidota bacterium genome contains the following:
- the lepB gene encoding signal peptidase I, producing MGKRKNKGTFTDWIKAVIIAFILLFFIHLFIFQSFSVVNTEMEKTVFSGDYVLVNKLAWGMRCPVTLLSFPFFDDTLPFIHRCSYSPLIQLPPWRLPGYSHIRRNDLVAFNYPEDTDLPIDKRKKCIMRCVGLPGDEINIKNEQLFVNGEKQNTPRTVQFNYYVIPAPGRKIKPLLNKYEIKEGSRLGNKFLLTMTQAKAQRIKRDSLVQSVEPVINTQPDITVYPQNDFFTWNIDNFGPVIVPKAGKKLKLTKKNIEIYRTVIEVYEKNTLAIRGNDFYINNDKCTSYRVKNNYYFVLDDNRGNAKDSRYWGFLPESHIIGKPVMVWYSVYKNKAGYSEYRWKRLFRRLNKIKNQ from the coding sequence ATGGGAAAACGAAAAAATAAAGGAACTTTCACAGATTGGATAAAAGCGGTAATCATCGCTTTTATCCTTTTGTTTTTTATACACCTATTCATTTTTCAATCGTTCAGTGTAGTTAATACTGAGATGGAGAAGACTGTGTTTTCAGGTGATTACGTACTGGTAAACAAACTGGCCTGGGGTATGCGTTGTCCGGTCACCTTGCTTTCCTTCCCTTTCTTTGATGATACTCTTCCTTTTATTCACCGCTGTTCATATTCGCCCTTGATACAATTGCCTCCCTGGCGCCTGCCCGGTTATTCGCACATCAGACGTAACGATTTGGTTGCTTTTAATTATCCGGAAGATACAGATCTCCCTATAGATAAGCGGAAAAAATGTATTATGCGTTGTGTCGGGCTCCCCGGTGATGAAATAAATATCAAAAATGAGCAATTATTCGTGAATGGAGAGAAACAAAATACCCCCCGCACTGTTCAGTTCAATTATTATGTAATTCCGGCTCCTGGCAGGAAAATTAAGCCTTTGTTGAATAAGTATGAAATAAAAGAAGGCAGCCGGTTGGGAAACAAGTTTCTGCTAACCATGACCCAGGCCAAAGCCCAGAGAATCAAGCGGGATTCTCTGGTGCAGTCAGTAGAACCGGTTATTAACACCCAACCGGATATTACAGTTTATCCTCAAAATGATTTTTTCACCTGGAATATAGACAACTTCGGACCGGTTATAGTACCCAAAGCCGGTAAGAAGCTAAAACTGACAAAGAAAAATATTGAAATTTACCGCACTGTAATAGAAGTGTATGAGAAAAATACCCTCGCCATACGGGGAAATGATTTTTACATCAACAATGATAAATGTACTTCTTATAGGGTAAAAAATAATTATTATTTTGTTTTGGACGATAATCGGGGTAATGCCAAAGATTCCCGTTACTGGGGCTTTTTACCCGAAAGCCATATTATTGGGAAGCCTGTAATGGTATGGTATTCAGTATACAAGAATAAGGCGGGTTATAGCGAATACCGGTGGAAAAGGCTTTTCAGACGTTTAAATAAAATCAAAAACCAATAG
- the plsY gene encoding glycerol-3-phosphate 1-O-acyltransferase PlsY — translation MIHVLDIILVIGAYLLGSIPTSVWVGRYFYGIDVREHGSGNAGATNTIRVIGLKAGIPVLIFDVFKGWLAVNLVFLSTYSIPETVSFTNFQLALGTAALIGHIFPIFAGFRGGKGVATLFGMVLAIDTYPTLICTGIFILVLILSKYVSLSSMIAGFSFPIMVIFVFKTTITSLVIFSLCVAIMLLLTHQKNLQRLLKGEESKATFLMKKKH, via the coding sequence ATGATACACGTTTTGGATATAATTTTGGTTATTGGTGCTTATCTATTAGGTTCTATTCCTACTTCTGTATGGGTCGGCAGATATTTTTACGGCATCGATGTGCGAGAACATGGCAGTGGGAATGCAGGGGCAACCAATACCATCAGGGTAATAGGATTGAAAGCAGGGATTCCTGTCCTTATTTTTGACGTTTTTAAAGGTTGGCTGGCTGTTAACCTGGTATTCCTTAGTACATATTCCATCCCGGAAACTGTATCATTCACAAATTTTCAACTGGCATTGGGTACAGCTGCATTAATTGGACATATTTTCCCCATTTTTGCAGGTTTCAGAGGAGGTAAAGGAGTCGCTACTTTATTTGGCATGGTACTGGCAATAGATACTTATCCAACTTTAATTTGTACGGGTATTTTTATCCTTGTATTGATTTTATCGAAATATGTTTCGTTAAGTTCTATGATTGCCGGTTTTTCATTCCCTATTATGGTAATCTTTGTATTCAAGACAACGATCACTTCGCTGGTCATTTTTTCATTGTGCGTAGCAATCATGCTTCTCCTGACTCATCAAAAAAATCTACAACGCTTGCTGAAGGGGGAAGAATCCAAGGCAACTTTTCTTATGAAAAAGAAGCATTGA